One genomic region from Erythrobacter mangrovi encodes:
- a CDS encoding DUF1993 domain-containing protein translates to MALTLHEAFVPSCQQVLGGMQALVNKAEAFVQEHGLTDADLIEAQLCDTMWPLPQHVRSVWVHSAYVISQLPTGEFSPDFTELPQSWDAMRAQLKAAQDSLAAVTVDELEAIADNTIGFVLGGKRLMEFTGQNFLLSFSQPNFYFHATTFYDILRMKGLEIGKRDFMGMPRIKTA, encoded by the coding sequence ATGGCGCTTACCCTTCACGAAGCCTTCGTCCCCAGCTGCCAGCAAGTGCTTGGCGGCATGCAAGCACTGGTCAACAAGGCCGAGGCGTTTGTGCAGGAGCACGGCCTGACCGACGCCGACCTGATCGAAGCCCAGCTGTGCGACACCATGTGGCCGCTACCCCAGCACGTACGCAGCGTGTGGGTGCATTCGGCCTATGTGATCTCGCAGCTACCGACCGGCGAATTCTCGCCTGACTTCACCGAACTGCCGCAGAGCTGGGATGCGATGCGCGCGCAGTTGAAGGCAGCGCAGGATTCGCTGGCGGCGGTGACCGTGGACGAACTCGAGGCGATCGCCGACAACACGATCGGCTTCGTGCTTGGCGGCAAGCGACTGATGGAGTTCACCGGGCAGAACTTCCTGCTCAGCTTCAGCCAGCCCAACTTCTATTTCCACGCGACGACCTTCTACGACATCCTGCGGATGAAGGGCCTCGAGATCGGCAAGCGCGACTTCATGGGCATGCCGCGGATCAAGACCGCCTAA
- the pnp gene encoding polyribonucleotide nucleotidyltransferase, with amino-acid sequence MFDTKTVSLEWGGKTLTLETGRIARQADGAVLATYGETVVLCAVTAAKSVKEGQDFFPLTVHYQEKFSSAGRIPGGFFKRERGATEKETLTSRLIDRPVRPLFPEGFYNEINVIAQVFSYDGECEPDVLAMIAASAALTISGVPFMGPIGACRVGFKDGEYILNPKQATALADDGRLDLVVAATHDAVMMVESEAKELTEAEMLGAVAFAHDSIRPVVKAIIDLAEQAAKDPWDVASQDGNEDMKSAIKAMIGDDIAAAYKLTDKSARSEALNAARDKVKAHYASDEFDGQQRMTAIKLTKKIEADIVRGAILKDGTRIDGRKLDQVRPIEAIVGVLPRAHGSSLFTRGETQALCSTTLGTKDAEQMIDGLEGLSYERFMLHYNFPPYSVGEVGRFGAPSRRDTGHGKLAWRALHNVLPSHEDFPYTIRVLSDITESNGSSSMATVCGGCLSMMDAGVPIERPVSGIAMGLILEGKDFAVLSDILGDEDHLGDMDFKVAGTEAGITTMQMDIKVAGITQEIMGKALEQAKAGRTHILGEMQKALGSARTEVSKHAPRIETIQIDKSKIRDVIGTGGKVIREIVAETGAKVDIDDEGVIKISSSDLDQIEAAKKWILGIVEEPEVGKVYNGKVVNIVDFGAFVNFMGGKDGLVHVSEMKNERVEKPTDVVSEGMEVKVKVLEIDNRGKVRLSMRVVDQETGEELEDTRPPREPREPRGDRGGDRRGPRGDRGGRGGDRGGRGDRGPRRDRDGGGDNHVPDFLKD; translated from the coding sequence ATGTTCGACACGAAAACCGTATCGCTGGAGTGGGGCGGAAAAACCCTCACTCTGGAAACCGGCCGCATTGCCCGTCAGGCTGACGGCGCGGTCCTCGCCACCTATGGCGAAACCGTCGTTCTGTGCGCGGTGACCGCCGCCAAGAGCGTCAAGGAAGGTCAGGACTTCTTCCCGCTGACCGTCCACTACCAGGAAAAATTCTCCTCGGCTGGCCGTATCCCGGGCGGCTTCTTCAAGCGTGAGCGCGGCGCGACCGAAAAGGAAACGCTGACCAGCCGCCTGATCGACCGTCCGGTCCGTCCGCTGTTCCCCGAAGGCTTCTATAACGAAATCAACGTTATCGCGCAGGTCTTCAGCTATGATGGGGAGTGCGAACCCGACGTACTGGCGATGATCGCCGCGTCTGCAGCCCTGACCATTTCGGGCGTGCCCTTCATGGGCCCGATCGGCGCATGCCGCGTCGGCTTCAAGGATGGCGAGTACATCCTCAACCCGAAGCAGGCGACCGCTCTTGCCGACGATGGCCGTCTGGACCTCGTCGTTGCCGCCACGCACGACGCCGTGATGATGGTGGAATCGGAAGCCAAGGAACTGACTGAAGCCGAAATGCTCGGCGCCGTCGCTTTCGCCCACGACAGCATTCGCCCGGTCGTCAAGGCGATCATCGACCTCGCCGAACAGGCTGCCAAGGATCCTTGGGACGTCGCCTCGCAGGACGGCAACGAAGACATGAAGTCAGCGATCAAGGCGATGATCGGCGATGACATCGCTGCCGCCTACAAGCTGACCGACAAGTCGGCCCGCTCGGAAGCGCTCAACGCCGCCCGTGACAAGGTCAAGGCGCACTATGCTTCGGACGAGTTCGACGGCCAGCAGCGCATGACCGCGATCAAGCTGACCAAGAAGATCGAGGCCGACATCGTGCGCGGCGCGATCCTCAAGGACGGTACCCGCATCGACGGCCGCAAGCTCGATCAGGTTCGCCCGATCGAAGCAATTGTCGGTGTTTTGCCGCGCGCGCACGGTTCTTCGCTGTTCACTCGCGGTGAAACGCAGGCGCTGTGCTCGACCACGCTCGGCACCAAGGATGCCGAGCAGATGATCGACGGTCTCGAAGGGCTGAGCTACGAACGCTTCATGCTGCACTACAACTTCCCGCCCTATTCGGTCGGTGAAGTGGGCCGCTTCGGCGCTCCGTCGCGTCGCGACACCGGTCACGGCAAGCTCGCCTGGCGCGCGCTGCACAATGTGCTGCCGAGCCACGAGGACTTCCCCTATACGATCCGCGTTCTGTCCGACATCACCGAGTCCAACGGCTCGAGCTCGATGGCGACCGTCTGCGGCGGCTGTCTGTCGATGATGGATGCCGGCGTTCCGATCGAACGCCCGGTATCGGGCATTGCGATGGGCCTGATCCTCGAAGGCAAGGACTTTGCGGTCCTGTCGGACATCCTGGGCGATGAAGACCACCTCGGCGACATGGACTTCAAGGTCGCGGGTACCGAGGCCGGTATCACCACCATGCAGATGGACATCAAGGTCGCCGGCATTACGCAGGAGATTATGGGCAAGGCGCTCGAGCAGGCGAAGGCCGGCCGTACGCACATCCTTGGCGAGATGCAGAAGGCCCTGGGTTCGGCACGTACCGAAGTCAGCAAGCACGCTCCGCGCATCGAGACGATCCAGATCGACAAGTCGAAGATCCGCGACGTCATCGGCACGGGTGGCAAGGTGATCCGCGAGATCGTCGCGGAAACCGGCGCCAAGGTCGACATCGACGACGAAGGCGTGATCAAGATTTCGTCGAGCGACCTCGACCAGATCGAAGCCGCCAAGAAGTGGATCCTCGGCATTGTCGAGGAACCCGAGGTCGGCAAGGTCTACAACGGCAAGGTCGTCAACATCGTCGATTTCGGTGCCTTCGTGAACTTCATGGGCGGCAAGGACGGTCTCGTCCACGTCAGCGAAATGAAGAACGAGCGCGTCGAGAAGCCGACTGATGTCGTGTCGGAAGGCATGGAGGTGAAGGTCAAGGTCCTCGAGATCGACAACCGCGGCAAGGTTCGCCTGTCGATGCGTGTGGTCGACCAGGAAACCGGTGAAGAGCTGGAGGACACCCGTCCTCCGCGCGAACCGCGTGAACCGCGCGGCGACCGTGGTGGTGATCGTCGTGGCCCGCGTGGCGATCGCGGTGGCCGTGGTGGCGACCGGGGTGGTCGTGGTGACCGTGGACCGCGTCGGGACCGCGACGGCGGTGGCGACAACCACGTACCGGACTTCCTGAAGGACTGA
- a CDS encoding spermidine synthase family protein has protein sequence MLPRETVATAQIPDGETLTLVSHGRDFIIMLGRDELMGTRMQFSEEQLAVLTLAELEAKRPRVLIGGYGMGFTYRAALAHLPEGGSVTVAEIVPEILDWARGPLAELTGESLADPRGEIVLCDVAALIDDANDGTTDKYDAILLDVDNGPDGIVRDANYRIYSKTGLGKARDALRPGGILSVWSAAPDHKFTVRLKECGFEVEVREVRARPNNKGPRHTIWFARKR, from the coding sequence ATGCTGCCGCGTGAGACCGTTGCCACCGCCCAGATCCCCGATGGGGAGACGCTTACGCTCGTCAGCCACGGGCGTGACTTCATCATCATGCTGGGGCGCGATGAGCTGATGGGCACGCGCATGCAGTTCTCCGAGGAACAGCTGGCCGTTCTGACTCTGGCCGAGCTCGAGGCAAAGCGGCCGCGCGTGCTGATCGGCGGTTACGGCATGGGTTTCACCTACCGTGCCGCCTTGGCCCATCTGCCTGAAGGCGGCAGCGTCACCGTGGCGGAGATCGTTCCGGAAATCCTCGATTGGGCGCGCGGCCCGCTTGCGGAGCTTACGGGAGAAAGCCTTGCCGACCCACGGGGTGAGATCGTGCTCTGCGATGTCGCTGCGCTGATCGACGACGCCAATGACGGCACCACCGACAAGTATGATGCGATCCTGCTCGATGTCGATAACGGCCCTGACGGGATCGTGCGGGATGCCAATTATCGCATCTACAGCAAGACCGGCCTGGGCAAGGCGCGCGATGCGCTAAGGCCCGGTGGCATCCTGTCCGTCTGGTCGGCGGCGCCGGATCACAAGTTCACCGTCCGCCTCAAGGAATGCGGCTTCGAGGTCGAGGTGCGTGAAGTGCGGGCGCGGCCCAACAACAAGGGACCGCGCCACACCATCTGGTTCGCCCGCAAGCGTTAG